In Amphiura filiformis chromosome 2, Afil_fr2py, whole genome shotgun sequence, one DNA window encodes the following:
- the LOC140145446 gene encoding NADH dehydrogenase [ubiquinone] 1 beta subcomplex subunit 7-like has product MGHMWSTYVTNPDTSPDIYNMPTFDPLYGFPEGRKERVMVATQQEMNDARLPLDKRDFCAHFLIDFYKCRQAEFPNLSACMGKKHDYDQCEYQDYVMRMKEYEREKRLLQRSKRKRLKAAREELYE; this is encoded by the exons ATGGGGCATATGTGGTCCACATATGTCACTAATCCTGACACATCACCAGATATATATAATATGCCAACCTTTGATCCGCTTTATGGATTTCCagagggaaggaaagaaagag TGATGGTTGCTACGCAGCAGGAGATGAATGACGCCAGACTACCGCTGGACAAACGCGACTTCTGCGCTCATTTCCTCATAGACTTCTACAAATGTAGACAAGCAGAATTCCCCAATCTGTCGGCATGTATGGGCAAGAAACATGACTATGATCAGTGTGAATATCAAGA TTACGTAATGAGGATGAAGGAATACGAACGAGAGAAGCGACTACTGCAGCGATCCAAGAGAAAGAGGCTAAAGGCAGCACGAGAAGAGCTATATGAATAA